A window of Campylobacter ureolyticus contains these coding sequences:
- a CDS encoding HlyD family efflux transporter periplasmic adaptor subunit yields the protein MKKAVTILLIIGFIIIGYFFFQKQNLLKNNELVFYGNIDSQTSTLSFRFLGEISEIYKDEGNLVKAGDKLAELDKSYLLNKLDELKSQISLNEIKLSKLEKGFRQEDIAKAKANLDISKASLNEARISFNRQAKLIKLKATSQDAYTKAKSNLESLEANFDLAKAEYEKLKNGYEKEDIASQIELINSLKINAEKIKLDIQNYSLTSPIDGIIQTKFKEIGEIANPGEPVFEISKKDNFFVRAYIDEPYMGKIKIGDKVLVYSDIKDEPYKGHISFISNVAEFTPKNVQTIKLRADLVYRFKVDIDKSDDKLKQGMPVHIKLK from the coding sequence ATGAAAAAAGCTGTTACTATTTTACTTATTATTGGTTTTATCATTATTGGATATTTCTTTTTTCAAAAACAAAATTTGCTTAAAAACAATGAGCTTGTCTTTTATGGAAATATTGACTCGCAAACCTCAACACTTTCATTTAGATTTTTAGGTGAAATTTCAGAAATTTATAAAGATGAAGGGAATTTAGTTAAGGCTGGAGATAAGCTTGCAGAACTTGATAAAAGCTATCTTTTAAATAAATTAGATGAACTAAAATCTCAAATTTCATTAAATGAAATAAAACTTTCTAAGCTTGAAAAAGGTTTTAGACAAGAAGATATAGCTAAAGCAAAGGCAAATTTAGATATCTCAAAAGCAAGTTTAAATGAAGCAAGGATAAGTTTTAATAGACAAGCAAAACTCATAAAACTAAAAGCAACATCACAAGATGCCTATACAAAAGCTAAATCAAACCTAGAAAGTCTTGAAGCAAATTTTGATCTTGCAAAAGCAGAATATGAAAAGCTAAAAAATGGTTATGAAAAAGAAGATATTGCATCACAAATCGAACTTATAAACTCACTTAAAATAAATGCCGAAAAAATTAAATTAGATATACAAAACTATTCATTGACTTCACCAATTGATGGCATTATACAGACTAAATTTAAAGAAATTGGTGAAATTGCAAACCCGGGCGAACCCGTTTTTGAAATATCGAAAAAAGATAATTTTTTTGTTAGAGCCTATATAGATGAGCCATACATGGGAAAAATTAAAATTGGAGATAAAGTTTTAGTGTATTCAGATATTAAAGATGAGCCATATAAAGGCCATATTAGCTTTATTTCAAATGTTGCTGAATTTACACCAAAAAATGTTCAAACTATAAAACTAAGAGCCGATTTGGTCTATAGATTTAAAGTAGATATTGATAAAAGTGATGATAAGCTAAAACAGGGAATGCCAGTACACATAAAACTAAAATGA
- a CDS encoding ATP-binding cassette domain-containing protein: MIKAVNLEKKFKNTIAINNISFEAKSGLITGLVGPDGAGKTTLLRLLVGLMKPTSGNLEVLGFKMPNSSQEFLSSIGYMPQNFGLYEELSCYENLKLYATLQDIQNQNDRINELLEFTKLAPFKNRFAKNLSGGMKQKLALSCALIRKPKLLLLDEPGVGVDPIARKELWNMTKELQKDGITVIWATSYQDEANLCDEVIMLNEGEILLHENPQNAKKILKNRVFLINIDDKKTYLDTLKSNPNILDASILGDDIKFSIRKNAKFEIPKNAKTIEPSFEDLFLDLLNPKNIKISSLKTDIFKSDKPVIQAINLTKKFGDFTATNNINFSVNSGEIFGLLGPNGAGKSTTFKMLCGLLKPTSGKALVLGQDLYEKAQETKQKIGYMAQKFSLYQNLNLTDNLDFFAGIYGLKGKQKKEKIEKMIETFEFKKYLKSTVLELPLGIKQRLSLACAIMHEPSVLFLDEPTSGVDSVTRREFWTHINTLSKNGVSVMVTTHLMDEAELCDKIMIIYKGKDIKTGSPSKIKSDIKNNATMEEAFIKLVKDYED, from the coding sequence ATGATAAAAGCTGTTAATTTAGAAAAGAAATTTAAAAATACAATTGCAATTAACAATATAAGCTTTGAAGCAAAAAGTGGTCTCATAACAGGCTTGGTAGGACCTGATGGAGCTGGAAAAACAACACTTTTAAGACTTCTTGTTGGTCTTATGAAACCAACTTCTGGAAACCTTGAAGTACTTGGCTTTAAAATGCCAAACTCAAGTCAAGAATTTTTATCAAGCATTGGATATATGCCTCAAAATTTTGGACTATACGAAGAGCTAAGCTGCTATGAAAACCTAAAGCTTTATGCTACTTTGCAAGATATTCAAAACCAAAATGATAGAATAAATGAACTTTTAGAATTTACAAAACTAGCTCCATTTAAAAATAGATTTGCTAAAAATTTAAGTGGTGGAATGAAACAAAAGCTTGCACTTTCTTGTGCTCTAATAAGAAAGCCAAAACTTCTTTTATTAGATGAGCCCGGAGTTGGGGTTGATCCGATAGCTAGAAAAGAGCTTTGGAATATGACAAAAGAACTCCAAAAAGATGGTATTACTGTAATTTGGGCAACATCATACCAAGATGAGGCAAATTTATGCGATGAAGTCATAATGCTAAACGAAGGTGAAATTTTACTTCATGAAAATCCACAAAACGCTAAAAAAATACTTAAAAATAGAGTATTTTTAATAAATATTGATGACAAAAAAACATATCTTGATACTCTAAAATCAAACCCAAATATATTGGATGCTTCTATTTTAGGGGATGATATAAAATTTAGTATTAGAAAAAATGCTAAATTTGAAATTCCAAAAAATGCTAAAACTATAGAACCAAGTTTTGAAGATCTTTTTTTAGATCTATTAAACCCAAAAAATATAAAAATTTCATCTTTAAAAACAGATATTTTTAAAAGCGATAAGCCAGTTATACAAGCCATAAATCTAACTAAGAAATTTGGTGATTTTACAGCTACAAATAATATAAATTTTAGTGTAAATAGTGGAGAAATTTTTGGGCTTTTGGGGCCAAATGGAGCTGGTAAATCAACTACTTTTAAAATGCTTTGTGGGCTTTTAAAACCAACTAGTGGAAAAGCATTAGTTTTAGGTCAAGATTTATATGAAAAAGCTCAAGAAACTAAACAAAAAATAGGCTACATGGCACAAAAATTTTCTCTTTATCAAAATTTAAATCTAACTGATAATTTAGATTTTTTTGCGGGAATTTATGGTTTAAAAGGAAAGCAAAAAAAAGAAAAAATTGAGAAAATGATAGAAACTTTTGAATTTAAAAAATATCTTAAATCAACTGTTTTAGAACTTCCACTTGGTATAAAACAACGCCTTAGTTTAGCTTGTGCGATAATGCATGAACCATCAGTATTATTCTTAGATGAGCCTACTAGTGGAGTTGATAGTGTAACAAGGCGTGAGTTTTGGACTCATATAAATACTCTTTCAAAAAATGGAGTAAGTGTTATGGTAACAACTCATTTAATGGATGAAGCCGAGCTTTGCGATAAAATAATGATAATTTATAAAGGCAAAGATATAAAAACTGGATCACCTAGTAAAATAAAAAGTGATATTAAAAACAATGCAACAATGGAGGAAGCTTTTATAAAGCTTGTAAAAGATTATGAAGATTAA
- a CDS encoding heavy metal translocating P-type ATPase, with protein sequence MSQIFKLNIIGMTCVNCSNAVEKVTKKIPGVKNANVSFTANSGEFEIENDDIKDKIIQKIEKLGYEIATNYEELALKKQNALKRMKNTLLLSIFLTIIIMILHMGLKHSFLNSLMQFILTTVVVFYCGRHFFIHAFKALKNRNFDMNVLVSLGVFSAYFYSTFAFLFPSLIPSKLNYVYFESAAMIITFISLGKFLEENSKAKADDYIKSLLNLTPKMAVLLKEDGTTDEVLATTLNIGDVVLVKNGMTIPRDGVIVDGGAEIDTSILTGESLPIYKKVGDSVNAGSLNTNGVISIKITTQNHETLLFRMTKLLSEASAKKMPISRFADRIANIFVPIVILISLVTFLVWFLLGNLGYAVVCAISVLVISCPCALGLATPIAIVCSISNLAKKGVLVKNPEVLEILKDTKNVIFDKTGTLTSGKIEVYKTNLSDEIFSKVASLEVLNEHLIAKAIIKYAKENDIKFDKFNGKFENLVGNGLKTDNLIIGNENLLLENDIKFEKKEFEYFLDKGFGVVLVAVDGKYKGYIALNDRVKSHSKEIIDKLNNASINTIMLTGDNQKVADFVASNLKIKEVFSQILPEQKFEIVKKQKENGVTVFIGDGVNDALSLKEANCGVAMNSGSDIAKSSGDILIINNDLNGILKLIKTSDKTMNIIKQNLFWAFFYNALCIPLAAGVFASFGLLLSPAYAALAMSFSSVSVVLNSLRLKLW encoded by the coding sequence ATGTCTCAAATTTTTAAACTAAATATTATAGGAATGACTTGTGTAAACTGCTCAAACGCAGTTGAAAAAGTTACTAAAAAAATACCTGGTGTTAAAAATGCTAATGTAAGCTTTACAGCAAACTCAGGCGAATTTGAGATAGAAAATGACGATATTAAAGACAAAATAATACAAAAGATAGAAAAATTAGGATATGAAATAGCAACAAATTATGAAGAACTTGCACTAAAAAAACAAAATGCATTAAAGCGTATGAAAAATACTCTTTTATTATCAATTTTTTTAACTATTATTATTATGATTTTACACATGGGATTAAAACATAGCTTTTTAAACTCATTAATGCAATTTATTTTAACAACAGTAGTTGTATTTTACTGCGGAAGACATTTTTTTATACATGCTTTTAAAGCTTTAAAAAATAGAAATTTTGATATGAATGTTTTGGTTTCTTTGGGTGTTTTTTCGGCATATTTTTACTCAACTTTTGCGTTTTTATTTCCAAGTTTAATCCCAAGCAAGCTTAATTATGTCTATTTTGAATCAGCCGCAATGATAATAACCTTTATTAGTTTAGGTAAATTTTTAGAAGAAAACTCAAAAGCAAAAGCAGATGATTATATAAAATCACTTTTAAATTTAACACCAAAAATGGCAGTTTTACTAAAAGAAGATGGCACAACTGATGAAGTCTTAGCTACAACTTTAAATATAGGCGATGTGGTACTAGTAAAAAATGGAATGACAATTCCAAGAGATGGGGTTATAGTAGATGGCGGTGCAGAGATTGATACATCTATTTTAACAGGGGAGAGTTTGCCAATTTATAAAAAAGTAGGTGATAGCGTAAATGCTGGGTCTTTAAATACAAATGGTGTAATAAGCATTAAAATAACTACACAAAATCACGAAACCTTGCTTTTTCGAATGACAAAACTATTAAGTGAAGCAAGTGCAAAGAAAATGCCTATTTCAAGGTTTGCTGATAGAATAGCAAATATTTTTGTTCCTATTGTTATTTTAATATCATTAGTTACTTTTTTAGTTTGGTTTTTACTTGGAAATTTAGGATATGCAGTAGTTTGTGCAATTTCTGTTTTAGTTATCTCATGTCCATGTGCTTTAGGGCTTGCTACTCCAATAGCTATAGTTTGTTCTATTTCAAATTTAGCAAAAAAAGGTGTTTTGGTTAAAAATCCAGAAGTTTTAGAAATTTTAAAAGATACAAAAAATGTTATTTTTGATAAAACAGGAACTTTAACCTCTGGAAAAATAGAAGTCTATAAAACAAATTTAAGCGATGAAATTTTTAGCAAAGTAGCTTCATTAGAGGTTTTAAACGAGCATTTAATAGCAAAAGCAATAATTAAATACGCAAAAGAAAATGATATTAAATTTGATAAATTTAATGGTAAATTTGAAAATTTAGTTGGAAATGGTTTAAAAACTGATAATTTAATTATTGGAAATGAAAATTTGCTTTTAGAAAATGACATTAAATTTGAAAAAAAAGAATTTGAATATTTCTTAGATAAAGGTTTTGGGGTAGTATTAGTTGCAGTTGATGGTAAATATAAAGGCTACATTGCTTTAAATGATAGGGTTAAATCTCACTCAAAAGAGATAATAGATAAGCTAAATAACGCATCAATTAATACAATAATGCTAACAGGTGATAACCAAAAAGTAGCAGATTTTGTAGCTTCAAATTTAAAAATAAAAGAAGTATTTAGCCAAATTTTACCAGAACAAAAGTTTGAAATCGTTAAAAAACAAAAAGAAAATGGTGTTACTGTTTTCATAGGAGATGGTGTAAATGACGCACTTTCTTTAAAAGAAGCAAATTGTGGTGTTGCTATGAATAGTGGAAGCGATATAGCTAAAAGTTCTGGTGATATTTTAATTATAAATAATGATTTAAATGGAATTTTAAAACTTATTAAGACTTCAGATAAAACTATGAATATTATAAAACAAAATCTTTTTTGGGCATTTTTTTACAATGCATTATGTATCCCACTAGCAGCTGGAGTTTTTGCTAGTTTTGGACTTTTGCTAAGTCCAGCTTACGCAGCACTTGCTATGAGTTTTAGCTCAGTTAGTGTTGTATTAAATTCTCTTAGATTAAAGCTTTGGTAA
- a CDS encoding heavy-metal-associated domain-containing protein — MKKFEVKNIKCQNCANTIKNYFEDEFGKVDVDVEKGIVSLNLDDDKIKYFCDEMNDLGFEVLKEIK; from the coding sequence ATGAAAAAATTTGAGGTAAAAAACATAAAGTGCCAAAACTGTGCAAATACTATTAAAAACTACTTTGAAGATGAGTTTGGCAAGGTTGATGTAGATGTTGAAAAAGGCATTGTTTCATTAAATTTAGATGATGATAAAATAAAATATTTTTGCGATGAGATGAATGATTTAGGTTTTGAGGTGCTCAAGGAGATAAAGTAA
- a CDS encoding peptidylprolyl isomerase, translating to MEKLKVFDIDKDELAKYKFALIKTEKGDIKCELYPDETPQTVMNFASLAKSGFYDGLNFHRVIPNFVIQGGCPFGTGTGGPGYRIKCECDNQTHKHERGSLSMAHAGRDTGGSQFFVCHSAQPHLDGVHTVFGKAIDEESLKVVDSIRVGDKIKTIEIKESL from the coding sequence ATGGAAAAATTAAAAGTTTTTGATATAGATAAAGATGAGTTAGCAAAATATAAATTTGCTCTGATTAAAACTGAAAAAGGCGATATTAAATGTGAACTTTATCCAGATGAAACACCACAAACTGTAATGAATTTTGCAAGCTTAGCAAAAAGTGGCTTTTATGATGGGCTAAATTTTCACAGAGTTATACCAAATTTTGTTATTCAGGGTGGTTGTCCTTTTGGCACCGGAACTGGAGGTCCAGGATATAGGATCAAGTGCGAATGCGATAACCAAACTCACAAACACGAAAGAGGAAGTCTTTCTATGGCTCATGCTGGACGCGATACTGGCGGAAGTCAGTTTTTTGTCTGTCACTCGGCTCAACCTCATCTTGATGGTGTGCATACAGTTTTTGGAAAAGCCATTGATGAAGAGAGTTTAAAAGTAGTTGATAGCATAAGAGTTGGTGATAAGATAAAAACTATCGAGATAAAAGAGAGTTTATAA
- a CDS encoding YebC/PmpR family DNA-binding transcriptional regulator, with the protein MGRAFEYRRAAKEARWGKMSRIFPKLGRSITIAAKEGGPDPDMNPKLRTAIAAAKAQNMPKNNIDAAIKRASEKDSPNIQTIHYDGKGPHGCLIIVECATENTTRTVANIKSIFGKNGGEFLPNGSLSYMFSRKSVFEVKMPKRDLESVELDLIDYGMTEMIVNEDEEDGGETTLIIYGEYESFGELNNGIEKLGLEIINGSLKYIANNKQEFSDDELEEIEVLIDKLEEDDDVQEVYTNIA; encoded by the coding sequence ATGGGAAGAGCGTTTGAGTACAGAAGAGCCGCAAAAGAAGCAAGATGGGGTAAAATGAGTAGAATTTTTCCAAAACTTGGAAGATCTATAACAATAGCCGCAAAAGAAGGCGGACCAGATCCTGATATGAATCCAAAGCTAAGAACTGCAATCGCTGCTGCAAAAGCACAAAATATGCCTAAAAACAATATCGATGCAGCCATAAAAAGAGCTAGTGAAAAAGATAGTCCTAATATCCAAACTATCCATTATGATGGCAAAGGACCACATGGATGTCTTATAATAGTAGAGTGTGCTACTGAAAACACAACAAGAACAGTTGCAAACATAAAATCAATCTTTGGAAAAAATGGTGGAGAATTTTTACCAAATGGTAGCTTATCATACATGTTTTCAAGAAAATCAGTTTTTGAAGTAAAAATGCCAAAAAGAGATTTAGAAAGCGTTGAGCTTGATTTGATTGATTATGGAATGACTGAGATGATTGTAAATGAAGATGAAGAAGATGGTGGCGAGACAACTTTAATAATTTATGGTGAATATGAAAGCTTTGGAGAGCTAAACAATGGTATAGAAAAACTTGGTCTTGAAATAATAAACGGAAGCTTAAAATATATTGCAAACAATAAACAAGAATTTAGCGACGATGAACTTGAAGAGATAGAAGTTTTGATAGACAAACTCGAAGAAGATGACGATGTACAAGAGGTTTATACAAATATAGCGTAA